The DNA region GGGATCGACCTTATAAATGGCTTCTGCAATAGCATCGGCCAGACTGGGCTTAGTGGCGGCCATATTGTACAATGCACCATGAGGTTTTACATGGTGCAACGTACCGCCCTCCGCTTTTACAAAAGCAGACAATGCGCCGATCTGGTAAACGACCATTTCGTAAGCCTCTTCGGCTGTAATGTGCATGTCCCTTCTTCCAAAGCCCTGAATATCGGGCAAGCCCGGATGCGCACCAATAAACACAGCATGCTGCAATGCCAGTTTTACCGTTTTTCTCATGATAGCCGGATCGCCTGCATGAAAGCCACAGGCGATATTAACAGAAGAAACAAATGGCATAATGGCGGCATCGTTTCCCATGTTCCAAGCCCCATAGCCTTCTCCCATATCACAATTCAGGTCAGCAACAAATTGATCAGCCATATTTTAAAGTTATTGTTTGCCGCAGCTGGTTAATTTGCTGTG from Pedobacter africanus includes:
- a CDS encoding LamB/YcsF family protein, whose translation is MADQFVADLNCDMGEGYGAWNMGNDAAIMPFVSSVNIACGFHAGDPAIMRKTVKLALQHAVFIGAHPGLPDIQGFGRRDMHITAEEAYEMVVYQIGALSAFVKAEGGTLHHVKPHGALYNMAATKPSLADAIAEAIYKVDPSLVLYGLSGSELIRSGQKAGLQVANEVFADRTYQPDGTLTSRKSPGALITNHQESLAQVLKMVKEGKVVSQQGTEVAIQADTICIHGDGTSAFTFAEQIYHTFQKENIRFK